The following DNA comes from Miscanthus floridulus cultivar M001 chromosome 5, ASM1932011v1, whole genome shotgun sequence.
TTGTAGTGGCTCACAAACAGTGCAAGATCCCCAATGTTCTCGGTTCCAACCCAGGAAAAGGTCCCCTTGTCCAATATCCAAACAGCAAATTTATTCTGACACAGGCGCTTAACCCTAATCAGATCACCAGCTGGGGTCTCTATAAGACAGCGAAACCTCCACCGATGTGTGACTTCCTCATCTGGCCATGCATGGGGCGGCTCTGCCCACATCTCAACTGTACCATACATATCACATGTGTACAGCCGACCTCTATGCTTGATGATATCATCCAAAATGAATTTTGATTCAACAGACGACCAGTTGCTAGATCCTTGTCGTGTTACTTTATAACCTTTCTCATCAGCATAGAGGACAGCAACAATAAAGTTCCTCTCATTCATTTCAAGCAGCTTGGCCTTAGAGAAGGTCCTGCGTCCTATCGGGGGGAGCTGAATGTGTTTGCCACTGATAGGGTTAACCAGCTGCATGGTTCCATAAGTTTGACTGAAGTAGATAATCCATCCATTGGAAGAACCAACTGGAGCCCAGACAGATTCAAACAGTGAGGCAGTGTTAGGGAGACGGATACTTTGATTCTTTCTTTCAGGAATGCAAAAGAACTGAGCACCAAGAGGATTCTGATCTGGGGGGAGCATCA
Coding sequences within:
- the LOC136451477 gene encoding probable F-box protein At1g44080; its protein translation is MSAKVPRCLEVTSSGMADWASIQTDILGIIIKKLPIPDYIRFRAVCTSWNNVCKDVSYRPRVDPWLMLPPDQNPLGAQFFCIPERKNQSIRLPNTASLFESVWAPVGSSNGWIIYFSQTYGTMQLVNPISGKHIQLPPIGRRTFSKAKLLEMNERNFIVAVLYADEKGYKVTRQGSSNWSSVESKFILDDIIKHRGRLYTCDMYGTVEMWAEPPHAWPDEEVTHRWRFRCLIETPAGDLIRVKRLCQNKFAVWILDKGTFSWVGTENIGDLALFVSHYNSFCFPANDHPNLKANCIYFIDMYNNLCAFNLEHGTKELVQTLTIGQGQGRNDYYRRPQRDQVLWFIPSLK